The sequence below is a genomic window from Ipomoea triloba cultivar NCNSP0323 chromosome 2, ASM357664v1.
GCATCGCCTCAGCTGAGGTcagtgttgagcatataatatatataaacataaatgtgcagtccaactatcagcttagacttttagttgagatagagcacatgcttcaaCTGCTCCTACCCAGAAAAGCAAACATCTTTCTATGTTACCTATGATCATTATCTgtgtttttctcgatttaggAACGTTGGAATACTTACAATGCTCGTGTTTCTCCAGTTCTGCTATGTTTTTCTTGCTGTTTCTGCTAGTGTTCTAGAAATGCTGATTCTTGAGCACTGTTTGAATACAGATAGGGCAGCTTTCAACCATTCCACCTAAGATGAGAACAAAGGAAGCAGTGGAAGCATTCAGGAAAAGCAAGAAGAATCTTCCCCATGAAGCATTTAGGGGAGGATTCATACTCGAAAAGATCGCGAGCCCCTCATCGAGAGGGGAGATTCAGCTCAAGAACACGAATGTGGAGGAAAACCCTGCTATCACTTTCAACTACTTCAGCCACCCGGATGATCTGAAGAAATGCGTGGATGGGATCCGGGTTGTGGAGAAGATCGTGAAGTCCAAACGCTTCTCCAACTACATACAATGCGACAAGGAGACGCTCGACAGGCTGCTCAATATCAGCGCCCAAGCTAATGTTAACCTCATCCCGAGACACACCAATGACACTCAGTCCCTGGAACAGTTCTGCAAAGACACTGTCATCACAATTTGGCACTACCACGGTGGCTGCCATGTTGGCAAGGTCGTGGGGCCCGATTATCGGGTTCTTGGCATCCACAGGCTCCGCGTGGTTGATGGCTCCACCCTCACTGAATCCCCCGGGACGAATCCTCAAGCCACTCTACTAATGATGGGCAGgtaagatcagatcagatcagatcagatagTCTGAATAATGCATAATCTTTAACATGAAGAAAATTTATCATTACACTAAATGCAAGCAATTTTGATGCAGATACATGGGAGTGAAGATACTACGAGACAGATTAGGAAACAAAGCTGGCGTGTAAAGACACAAATCACGTAGCAGTTAATTAGACTAAGCATTTTTTTTACCCATCCCGCGTTTTGTCTGGCATCATGTTCGGGTGAGGATCAGCTGCTGCTGTCGTTGTTGTAAGCAAATATGGTTCTAGTCACTGTAATTGTTGGCAACTCGGTTCAATGTAGTCTGTAGAGTAACGCTTGCTATAAAACAGTATTCTGCTGCTTCGTCCATACGTATTTTATCTCCAGAATGTTTGCTCGTtttcttgaaatctctctgCAATGAAATAGTAGTAGCATTTGCATCTCTGCAGAACTCAAATACAAAAGAACTGATTCAATTAGTACAGTCGAAACAACGAGGCAATGAACATGGTGAGGGCATGCAGAAAAAGTTCCAAACTTTCATTTATTTTGACTGTTTACAATATCTAGAACAAAgccaggtaaaaaaaaattcaagaacaCAACTTATCTAAAGCTATGAAGAAAACATCATAGCCAGAACAGAAGTCATGAAATAACGGTTTGACCTGGCAAGAACACAACTTGTCTAATGTCTACAGTTCATATATGTAAGAAAACATCATAGGCAGAATAGAAGTCAAGTTTCATCATAGTACTGATGAAAAACTATGCTCACTCATGCTCCCGCTAGACAGACTTCTCAACCGTTGCCAGAAATTCCTTTTTCTTCCCATTCTCAAAGGGGCAGAGTTAAATTGCCTCCTAAAAGACTCAGATTCCGATAATTCAAGTCTAGTTGATGCACTCTTTAAATCTGATGCTGATAACGATACCTTAGCAGTGAAAGTGGGATCATAAAACTGTGAAGCTTCCACAAAATCGTGTGACTGTCTACCATGCTTACTGCCTATATAACCCGAGAAGTCCTCGTGGCTGCAACTTCTCGACACGGGCTCTCTTGTCTCGTCAAACTCGTTGCAAATCAGCTTCAGTGCTTGAACAACTTCGCCCATAAATGGGCGGTGAGATACTTCTGGTTGAACACACATGGATGCAATTGCTGCAAATTTGATAAAGCTATCGAATGGGATATCTGAACTTATAGTCGGGTCAATCAGCATTTCTAAACCTTCCATGGTTGTGAGGAGAGGACGAGCCCAGGCAACCAGATTTTCTTGACCTGGCGGTTGTGATAAATCCACTGGCTTTCGCCCAGTCAAAAGCTCGAGAAGAACAACACCGTAGCTATAGACATCACTCTTGACGAGGAGATGACCCGTCATTGCATATTCAGGAGCAACATACCTTTAATAAGATGATTGAACATGATTAAGATAGTGTTCCCAAAATTCTTCAAAAAACGACTTTAGATTGCAATAGAATGGTGGCAGAATGTAAATTGACAATAAATCTGTTTACTACTTCTCTATAACGATGAAATGCATACCCAAAAGTTCCCATAACATGTGTTGAGATATGTCGGTTTCCCTCATCCAGTGCTGCTCTAGCCAATCCAAAATCTGAAACCTTCGGGGTAAAATCGTGCTCCAGCAAGATATTGCTTGCCTTGAAGTCTCTATGTATTACACGGGGGCTTGAATCCTCGTGCAAATAGGCCAATCCTCGAGCTGCACCCAATGCAATCTTCATTCTAGCATACCAATCAAGTGGAGAAGTCTCCTTATCCTTATCGACTCCtgtgattaaaaaataaataaaaatctatagATGTAGGCATTAACTACAAAAGTCCCAAAGGCACGAGTTTATCAGACTTGTACTGACCATGTAAATGGGACTCGACGCTCCCATTAGGAACAAGTTCATAGACAAGGCAATGGCAATGTTCCTCTGGGCAGAGGCCTATCAATTTCACCAAATTTCTATGATGTAGCCGACTTAGCATCTCGACTTCTGCCATGAACTCACGGCTGCCCTGCCGATCGTCTCTCTTTAAAATCTTCACTGCAACCTTCCTTCCATCATCAAGGACGCCACTATACACAAGCCCAAAACCGCCTTCCCCAAGGATCCTCGAGGCTTTGAAATTGTCAGTGGCTCTCTCTAGGTCACTCGTGCTGAAAATCTTGGCAGTTCCTGCATAGGCTCGAAGGCTAGAACTGAAGGAGATTGATCTTGAGCCAGTCTTACTTCCAAACACCATAGATCCAGCAGCACCTTCAGAGTTTAAGACAACAGCGTACGAAAATGAACTTAGAATCAATATGCATTTAAAAGCTAGGAATAACGGTACAAATTAAGGAAGTAAAACAAAGATTCAAGTTAAATACCACATGCACAGTTATAAAGTCCAAGCTTTATTCTGTTATTCAAACAAAAGATAGAATGAAAATGCTAAATCGTGACTTTCACGTTTCTGCCAGAGTTCCATACCTGATGTTTTCCCCTGAGAAGATATCAAAACATGCGGGGTTTGCACAGGCCGATAAGTGCAGCACCCAAATTTTAGCCACAAAATCCAAATAACTCCTATACATACAACAAAAGCTGTCACAGACGACAGAACAATCACAATGATCATATTTTTCCCGATGCCATTCTTTCTGATCCTTGGTACATCTACTCCTAAAGGTTTTATTGTCCTTCCATTATTGTTGTTGGTAGGGTAAGGGAGGTCATCAACAGAAACACCAGATGAGGGCAACGCAGGAGGAGATGGTGGCAACCCTGCAACAATggaactcataaaattcaaagttgtaatttaaaatgaaaatttgtgGAAATATAATTACACAAGTGACAACTGCAAGACTCTCTTAGTGATTACAACTTCCAGTGAGCAACTGAGCATTTAGAGGATATTTAGTAGCCTTAATAAATCCTTTCTCTGATATACCGTCCATAAAATTTCTCAAGAAAGCAAGCAGTATTTGCTACAAGTAATACAAAAATTTGTAGCTTGAACTACAACACGCATAACTTGGATAGCAAGCATAAACTACCTATATATTAacccttctttaaaaaaaaaaaaaattaatattgttaaCAACCTGGATAGTGAACATAAGCCACCTCATAGGAACCAAATTTAGAGTTCTCCAAGGAAACCTCCCTCTTCCAGAACTTATCATAGATCGCAAATGCAGCAGAAGCACTGAATTTTTCATCTGCAGGTACCAAGTTTACGAGTACAATGGTTTTCTCAAGCTGCTGATTGACAGTGTTTGCTCCCAAAATGCGTACTTGACTTTGATTTAATGAAATGCTGGAAGCAATTTCCTTAGAAAGCTCGGGGACCAATGGAAAAAATGCATATAGGGTAATACTAAAGCGGAGCGCAACTTTAATAGGCAAAACACAACCACAAGGGGATCCGGGAGGCATGTATGTTAGAGGCTCCGTACACTTCAATGACGCACAATCTGCAAGTACAGACAAAACTACACTTACCAAATCACAGTTGACATAATGAGAGTTTCAGTTCTTCCGTTAAGAGTAATACTGCTGAGATCATGTAATCGAAGGATGAATGTGTATGTACCTTGATTAGGAGGTGGAGGTGGTAATGCCAAAACTGGGAATGGCGGTGGAGTTATCTTGTTCACTGTCAAAGGACTAGTTGGAGAAGTAGCTGGTTGTGGTGCAGGCACTTGCAGAGTTGCAGACACAGACGTGATCAAAATACATTAAGGATTGGTTAAAAATTGAAACGAGGATGAAGAATCGAGATTCTACATATTTCCACATACCTGTGAAATGGCTTGATGGAACTGTTGCTGACGACAGTGGTGCTGCTGAACCCCAATCCACTGATGAAGGAGATTGAAACGGGGAGATCGAAGGCCAATTCTCTGCATCATTAAGACAATATGAAGCGATAGTGTCAGATTTTGCATTATTGCCTAATGCAACTCGAGGGTTGTAGTGATAACCTTGCCAGCTTGGCTCAGGAGCATGGCTGTTCAATTTGTTTCTCGCTTGATGGCTTCCATGGGATGAAACTGGAGGAAAAGTTCCAGAATCATCCATCTGATTCTTTCCATGGCGCACGTAAGCTGGTTTAGAATGTGCACTGGGCCCTACAGAATAATAAATCAGCAATATTAGCAGATCtcagttttattttgttaactCTAATGCTGAAGCTTTAATTATCTGCATACCTTCAATTGGAGGAAAAGCATGGCGGTTTTGCCTTTGTTGGGGTGCCGGGGCATGCTTTGAATGTCTCTTCCCACCTCTGCTTGCAGAAATCGGTGTAGGAGGCGATGCTGGTACTGCAATTGCATTGGTAAGAATAAAAGTCCGTTAAATGGGCTCCCAACCAAATTATTTAAGCCATGAATGAACATCCAACAGAAGGAAATTTCCGTCACAAATTTACAAGCTGTCAGTTTCTAAACGTGCATTAGGCCAATCGACGCAATGAACTGTTACTACAGCAAAATAATATTGTGAATACGAAGCAGTAAAGGAGCCTGCTACTCTTCACGGAAATACTGCGAATGGCCTCTATGATCAGATATTGTTCCCACTGGAATCCCAGAAACATAGCAACGACACATTACCAATACTAAGCACCAAAAATTGCATTTGACATAAAAGAATTTGAAGTAAAAGTACGTCTGGGCATTTGACATATTGAATTTTGCCATTCCGTACTTTTAGGCCTATCAAGTAAAGAAGAAAGTTACCATCTTGCAGAAGTACTAGGCGTGCTCCTCCCGTCACATGATAACCAAGTTCATTTATCGCTTCTTTGAAGTGGTGAAGTACTGAATCCACTTTCCAAGAAAGCAAATAAAAGCCTGCAATATGGGCTTAACTACATAAGTACTCCATATCAACTAAAAACTCTGAACTTTGTGAGCATTGATCCTTAAACTACTGATAATACATTTCCTTCTACTTGCCCCGTAACGTTTCAGTGCTAAAATAAGATGTATACCAAGAAATATTGTTCCTAAAATGAATTCAAGCCAATAAGGGTCAAGTTTAGGCATACATTTGCAGCAATGGCTAGTGTGAATTCAGTAAATAGCATTATTGTTCTGCACTAACTAGTAGTAAACTGTTTAGGGTAAAACAGATGTAAATCCATTATCATGTAATCTAATGAAAAAGCCTTCAAATTCAGGATCCTATATTCCCAATTACTCAAAAAACTGCCAAATTCAAGCTAAGAAACCAGAAAAAGCTGGGATTTTTAAGGAAATTACAAGTAAACAACAGCATATAAAGCACAGAATATAACCAACCTGCTGCAGATTCTTGGACTGAGAAGACACTGAGGAGAACCAAACAAAACTTCAGCATCATGAATCTGTGATGTGCCACCATATCTCCCCCAGGAGAAGAAAGAGAACAACAGCAAAAGATCAAATCCCAAGAATCATTCTTGGACTGTCAACCCACCATTACAGACAGGAAGAAAAACATGAAATAAAGACATTATGGATTTGTTCAATGTAGTGAGCCTGAAACATGTGTGTGGGTTTAAGAAATGAGAGCCACAAATAGTACCACCCCAGTAATGAGGAGGCGGTTGTGTTGGTGGAGAATGAAGATGTAGACACAGGGTTAGGTGGTGGCAAAATCAAATGCCCCAATACTTCTTCACACTCTCCAAAACCTGTTCATTTCTTGAAAATTTCAAGGACTGGAATACTAGGATTGCAACTTCTTAGCTCTTCATTGACATTTGTGAGCAAAATATCACTGGATTTAATCAATGCAGAGACACAAAAGGTTACACTTTGAGCCAGCCCAGTGCAGTACAAGTAAGAACTTTCCTGTGGGGACAAGAGAGAGAAATGTggaataagaaaataagaactcacattctctctctctctctattaacTGTGATTTTGTGTTAGTTGTCACTGTTGAATATGCTTGCCATGATTTTCTCTTGGAAGTTAATGTCAAGATTAAGACCCCAAAATTCCAATTTTCAAATCATTACAATATATCTACCACTCACCAGTGGCATATCAACTCAAGATACTGCTAAAAGAATTTAGCCTATTAAATAATCTGAGATCATCATACATTCATACAACTGCAGAAACTCAACTGTAAAAATACActgtaatctttttttcttttttaatgacGAGGGAAATGCGCAACCACCATATGCACCAGGTAAATCTCACCTTGTAACCGTAATCAGCAAAAGATCGTAAATCAATTTAGGTTACCCACAGCTAaccaactcaaatcaagaagatcaATAGGTTGCTCTGAAAAtaaaacttgtaaccttgtgattaTTAAGTTAACAATCTGATTAATTTGGTTGGGTTACCCTAAATATACACCaatcttttttttgaaataaaaatatacactaATCTTTAAACTTTATGGTTAAAATATACTAATGTATGTGACTTGTCACACATCTTCAAGAAAAGGCAAAGTGTACAACTTCTTTTTTGCTGCTTTACTTGAAGATAAAAAGCAAGTAATAATAAAGACCAAATAATTATTACCTCTAAAGTTATATATTTGTCGGCATCTCTAACTTCTCCTTATTTTTTACTGTTATATACgtataatataaaatgatttATATACTTATTACAAAGTGAACCTGAACTGAAATCCTAATAATATATGAACTTTAAGTGAGGTATCATTAAATGGGATTTTGGGAtccacaaaataaaatatattttaacccAGGTTTATGACAGGCATGGGAATAAACTTGTCTACTGTTTGTCTTCGGAAAGAAATCAACTATACTCCATATACCAAATTATAATATCTTGATAACACCGTGAGACTCAATTCTGAATCATTGTTTCTAAATCTTATATCTGTGACTAACATAAGTTGTCCATGCAAGTTTGATTGACAAtgaagattttttaaaattatttaattaagagtGTGATCGAATGATACTGatatttacataatttttttaccaCAGTTCTAAAACATTGATTTATTGAACAAGATAGTTTGATATTAAGTCTAAAAACTAAATTCACTTGATTTATCTTTTCATAGACTTGAAGCGGATTCATGAAATTCACAATATACTCGGTGAAATCAGAAATctaaattatgaaataaaaaataaaataaaattgactaTAAAAAAAAGGTCCTAGGTGGTCCCACAGTGAATATACAGAATAGAAGTAGTTGATTTTGGGGGATGTGGTGGTGCCCAGTGCCCACCCCTGTGTCTACCCACTCATTCTTGTGTCGGTGAAATCTTGGATCTTTTATAGTCCCATTTTTCacttatttattacttattagggATCACTTCAATCAAGCATATTTAATGCTTGAATTGAATATGATTTGTGCAAATCAAATTCAAGTCCACTTAATTAACTAATCACCTTAAATTCAAatacatttacaaatttaacAAAAGTTGTAAGATGTAATAGATAAATGAATCGTATTTATGACAAAGTTTAAGgtatattgaaaatatatagagATAATTATGGAACGAGAAATATGTGAGTCATATTCTCTGCTCTCAATTTTGATTCTGAACAATCCTTCAATAAGAATTGTTGAAAGAAAATATGGTATCGGTTAAAAACCCGCAAACTACGAGGATGTTGAAAGAAATTATTAACCAGTGCATTCActactctattttattttatataaataactatttaagaaatttatttatttttcctttttctctctgccaaaatttaaaaaaaaaaaaaaagaaaaaaagaaaaaagaggcaCGTGGGCTTTTCtgcattttcttttattcatttCAATTGGAGCTCTTATCTTTTTGGGTATATTATCGGCCCAAAGTCAGATTGGGAAGTAAAGCTAAATTGGGCTtgtgttagaaaaaaaaaacaaagtaaaagaTAGCCCATTGTTATAATATGGATCAGGATtcatattgtattatgaattctgataaaaaaaaattatgttttgtagttaaaatattttatgcttgcagtttagtaatttttgtacctgtaatcaaattaaagacacataacatgataactacaaatacataaattgttaactacaAATTCAAAATACGTTGCATACACATAAGatgttggttaacatgttatgtatgtgtagttaacatattatgtacctccAATTAACAATTTGTGTgtctgtagttatcatgttatgtgtctgtatttgatgtgctttcaatttgtttacaactATAGAAACGGATAACTAcaagtataaaatgtgtcaactgCATGTGCttaatttgaaagttatttttgaacCAGGATTCACAATATGTGAATAATGTGTGAGTATTatgaaataaacaaataaagttACCAGGGAATACAACATTATTCAATTAGTAAGTGAtgttttatatacaaaattcatattttttgtttttatttcatttttcaaagctAAAGTCAGCTCGacttatattttatattgaaaattaatttttgttgcaaattgcaaagaaaaaataatttttaaatataatacgATGAATAAACAACATAAAGTGAGCAATCTTACCAACTTTGTCCCACGTTTCTGCTATGCGATTGGCTTTTGGCTTAATTTAAAACTAAAgtacaaattataaaaaaaggttaattttttcattttgtctTAATCTTTTGTAAatgtaaaaagtaaaattgtAAAGTTTCGGATGTGGCTTATGACAAGTAATCACACATCCATACATGACACGCGGATTGACACAATTTGCCTCCAACGAACACGTCAAAACAGTAAAACTATTACCGTGGGTGAACAGTATTGTGCTATATTTGGCACAATATTGTTCATGAAAGGCAAaactttgagttttttttttttactattttgcCCTTGGTATAAGAAtatattgtgaatttttttttttaataaaatttagtataaaaattgatattttgtgTTAGAGATGACCTCAATATTTACCTCCTTTAAGACCAACTTTTGCTTCTTTTGCTCCAAGTCTCAACCTTTGCCCCAAGCTTTGGTGCAGAAATTTGTCATTTTGCTCTAATCACTCCTTGGACTCATGTCTATTTCCTCTCCTATTCAAGTAGTCATGTTATGGTGCAAACCATCATAATGCGTAGTCGTTTTGTTCAcgcaaaa
It includes:
- the LOC116009889 gene encoding receptor-like serine/threonine-protein kinase ALE2; translated protein: MVAHHRFMMLKFCLVLLSVFSVQESAAGFYLLSWKVDSVLHHFKEAINELGYHVTGGARLVLLQDVPASPPTPISASRGGKRHSKHAPAPQQRQNRHAFPPIEGPSAHSKPAYVRHGKNQMDDSGTFPPVSSHGSHQARNKLNSHAPEPSWQENWPSISPFQSPSSVDWGSAAPLSSATVPSSHFTVPAPQPATSPTSPLTVNKITPPPFPVLALPPPPPNQDCASLKCTEPLTYMPPGSPCGCVLPIKVALRFSITLYAFFPLVPELSKEIASSISLNQSQVRILGANTVNQQLEKTIVLVNLVPADEKFSASAAFAIYDKFWKREVSLENSKFGSYEVAYVHYPGLPPSPPALPSSGVSVDDLPYPTNNNNGRTIKPLGVDVPRIRKNGIGKNMIIVIVLSSVTAFVVCIGVIWILWLKFGCCTYRPVQTPHVLISSQGKTSGAAGSMVFGSKTGSRSISFSSSLRAYAGTAKIFSTSDLERATDNFKASRILGEGGFGLVYSGVLDDGRKVAVKILKRDDRQGSREFMAEVEMLSRLHHRNLVKLIGLCPEEHCHCLVYELVPNGSVESHLHGVDKDKETSPLDWYARMKIALGAARGLAYLHEDSSPRVIHRDFKASNILLEHDFTPKVSDFGLARAALDEGNRHISTHVMGTFGYVAPEYAMTGHLLVKSDVYSYGVVLLELLTGRKPVDLSQPPGQENLVAWARPLLTTMEGLEMLIDPTISSDIPFDSFIKFAAIASMCVQPEVSHRPFMGEVVQALKLICNEFDETREPVSRSCSHEDFSGYIGSKHGRQSHDFVEASQFYDPTFTAKVSLSASDLKSASTRLELSESESFRRQFNSAPLRMGRKRNFWQRLRSLSSGSMSEHSFSSVL